A genomic region of Pararge aegeria chromosome 11, ilParAegt1.1, whole genome shotgun sequence contains the following coding sequences:
- the LOC120627281 gene encoding serine palmitoyltransferase 2 isoform X3: protein MANADAPAPWMQWEQYDIFPGSFEKCSLLTAALTNLGLYLLMFLGFVNQLLFKPKVATERNREGYAPLYNPFEQFYSRYVYRRVRHIFNRPICSTPGAEVTLKERATDDYNWSFRFTGTEKRCINLGSYNYLGFASPSGECADAAEAAARRYGLALASPRAELGSTPIHKELEETTAKFLGVEDAVVFGMGFATNALGIPGLLGAGTLVLSDENNHASLILGLRLARVRVRVFPHNDLPQLERLARAAIAEGRWQRIVVVVEGVYSMEGSVVPLAALVALKKRYGLLLYLDEAHSVGAMGARGRGVPDHCGVAPADVDVLMGTFTKSFGAAGGYIAGSARLVAGVRARGHAHAYAHAMAPAVCAQVLAAMRALAAPAGGARVRALRDNTRHFRRRLRAMGVLVFGHEDSPVVPMLVYTFSKMAATVERLTARGVATVGVGFPATPLSKARIRFCLSAAHSRDQLDRCLDAIEQVADELGLRYARRAAPAAPPTDTPH, encoded by the exons ATGGCGAACGCGGACGCGCCAGCGCCGTGGATGCAGTGGGAGCAGTACGACATCTTCCCGGGCTCGTTCGAGAAGTGCTCTCTGCTGACGGCGGCGCTCACCAACCTGGGGCTGTATCTGCTCATGTTCCTGGGCTTCGTCAACCAGCTGCTCTTCAAGCCCAAGGTGGCCACCGAGCGCAACCGCGAG GGTTACGCGCCGCTCTACAACCCGTTCGAGCAGTTCTACTCGCGCTACGTGTACCGGCGCGTGCGGCACATCTTCAACCGCCCCATCTGCTCCACGCCCGGCGCCGAGGTCACCCTCAAGGAGCGCGCCACGGACGACTACAACTGGTCCTTCAG GTTCACCGGCACGGAGAAGCGATGCATCAACCTGGGCTCGTACAACTACCTCGGGTTCGCGTCGCCGAGCGGCGAGTGCGCGGACGCGGCCgaggcggcggcgcggcgctaCGGCCTGGCGCTCGCCTCGCCGCGCGCCGAGCTGGGCTCCACGCCCATCCATAAAGAGCTGGAGGAGACCACGGCCAAGTTCCTGGGCGTAGAG GACGCGGTGGTGTTCGGCATGGGGTTCGCGACCAACGCGCTCGGCATCCCGGGGCTGCTGGGCGCGGGCACGCTGGTGCTGAGCGACGAGAACAACCACGCGTCGCTCATCCTGGGCCTGCGCCTGGCGCGCGTGCGCGTGCGCGTGTTCCCGCACAACGACCTGCCGCAGCTGGAGCGCCTGGCGCGCGCCGCCATCGCCGAGGGCCGCTGGCAGCGCATCGTCGTG GTGGTGGAGGGCGTGTACAGCATGGAGGGCTCCGTCGTGCCGCTGGCGGCGCTGGTGGCGCTGAAGAAGCGCTACGGCCTGCTGCTGTACCTGGACGAGGCGCACTCCGTGGGCGCCATGGGCGCGCGCGGCCGCGGGGTGCCCGACCACTGCGGCGTGGCGCCCGCCGACGTGGACGTGCTCATGGGCACGTTCACCAAGAGCTTCGGCGCCGCGGGCGGCTACATCGCCGGCTCGGCGCGCCTGGTGGCGGGCGTGCGCGCGCGCGGCCACGCGCACGCCTACGCGCACGCCATGGCGCCCGCCGTGTGCGCGCAGGTGCTGGCCGCCATGCGCGCCCTCGCCGCGCcggcgggcggcgcgcgcgTGCGGGCGCTGCGCGACAACACGCGCCACTTCCGGCGCCGCCTGCGCGCCATGGGCGTGCTGGTGTTCGGCCACGAGGACTCGCCCGTCGTGCCCATGCTGGTGTACACGTTCAGCAAGATGGCGGCCACGGTGGAGCGGCTCACGGCGCGCGGCGTGGCCACGGTGGGCGTGGGCTTCCCCGCCACGCCGCTCAGCAAGGCGCGCATCCG GTTCTGCCTGTCGGCGGCGCACTCGCGCGACCAGCTGGACCGCTGCCTCGACGCCATCGAGCAGGTGGCCGACGAGCTGGGCCTGCGCTacgcgcgccgcgccgcgcccgccgcgccgcccacTGACACGCCCCACTGA